The window GGGAACTGGATCCTCGCTGTGATGTCGAGTAGTTCCTCTTGACGAATCTTAAAATTCTCCGCCGTCGTGAACGCGCGGATTTGATAGTAGGTGCGCGATGTTTCCACTACTGTGTGTAGAAAGGTGACACGCGTGCCGTCGTGACCGGCTTCGATGCGGCTCTGGACTGCTAAATGTCCGCCTACCTTCAGTGACACCGGGGCCGTCTGGGTTCCGTCCTGAAGTTCATTCAGTAGCAATTCACGTAACGCGCTTCCGTAGGCATCGAGCTTGTGAAATGCGGTCGTCAGGGCAGCTTTTTCTTCCGCAAAGACCACAATTCCTACGTCATGCTTTGGGTTCTGAATAAACAGAACGCTCTCGGGAAAGACCGCAGGATCGCTTGACCAATCCGAAGTGGCGATTACTTGTATCCGCCCGTCCGCATCGGCAAAGGTCTTGGAGACCGGCGCGGAAGTCGACTGAATCCTCGGTGTCGACTGTCGCTCAGATGGTGCGGGAAGTGCGAGAACAACCACATTCAGCAACAGCAAGCAAATTACGATGCTGTTGAGTAACCACCAGATGACCGACGGAGTGCTGAAAAGGGCTTGAGAAGCAGTGAAGTGTTCTGACCGCTGACTCGAACAGAAAGGACAATTGTCGTTTCCAGGCGGGATGTAGCGGCTGCAGAATTGGCAGGTTCGTGATGACATTAACTACCTCCATTTCGTGGTTTGTTTTTTTGAGTAGTGGGAACAGCCATTGCGTTGAATTCGGCAGAGACTGGCACTTCGGCAGCGTATCCCGAGCGCGGCGCAAAAGATACTTATAGCCCGTCGACCGATAGACATCTCCCTAACATGATCGAGAGATGGCAGAGTCGGCCGACATCTTGGAAAGCTTTGGCCAGCGCGTGAGGTCACTACGCATGGCAAAAGGGCTGGTCGCAAGAGGACTTTGCCCACGAATGCCAGCTCGACCGAACGTACATGGGCGGAATTGAGCGCGGCGAACGGAATGTCGCCCTGAGGAATATCGAGCGTATCGCAAAAGCCCTGGGGATCTCGATTGCAGAGTTAACCAGCGGCCTCTGATTTAGAATTCCCTATCTGGGAAAACACACCGCAACAACTGATGCACAAGCTTGTGTTGACTTACCAGTCGATGGTCACACAAGTCATGTACATGCCTCGCTTCGAATCCTAACTCGATAGCGGGTCGATGCGTAATGGAGCCAAGTGACTGCAGGAAAACTGGGCGACAACACTACGCGGCCGCCCGTAAGAACGAAAGCAACTGATGCTTACGCAACATACCGGCGCTGTTCGAGTTCGAGCGCATCCCAATCTACCACGTTAGGCAAACTGTGCTCGTCGGCCTCGTCAGCTGGGAATTTTGTGGACGGCGCAACGATGCTGAAGCCGCGCCGGCGGATAGTTTTGACCGATTCACCTGTCGCATCGGCGACGGATTGATCAAGTTCGGATTGGGTCATCAGTATTTCTCCTAATTGGGACGAAAAAGAACGGCCCGCACTACGCATGCGCGCAGTACGGGCCGAAGAATTGCTAAAGAGATCGAATGAGGGGCTCAACCGTTTTTCGTGAGCCAGTTGTCGGAAAGCCAAGCGGCTTCCGCAGTCAGCGCAAGACTACGAGCAGCAAACGGACCAAGTCGAGGTCCAGAAACCGGCGACAGATCGCAGAACCATTGGCCCGAAGAATCTGGTTCCACATATGAACCACGGCGAATGGTCAATTCGCCCAATTGAGCCAGGTCAATTTCCTCACCGTAGAGACAGTGAGTCTGACCGCGAGGAGTGATAACGAGTTGCATATTTGACGTCAGCCCTCACTTCCCGCGCCGCAGAATATTTCGCCGCGGCCGATCGACGAGCATGCCATCGAGCACGGACTGAACACTCGAAAGCTGGACAGCTACTTGTTGGCGCAGGTTCTGGTTATCCCGTAGCTGCTGAGGTTCAACGCCGCGAACCACACGCTGGGCCTGGGCCACGAGTTCATCGAGCTGCGCACACGAGCGGATGTTCAAGTGACGGAATCGCTCGAAAAAATCGCGAAGATTCTCGACTGCAGAATCCCGGAAGATCTTCGGCTTGCCAGCCAAACGACAGCAGGCTTTGATTTCTGCTCCAGTCCAGCCCTCGTGCGTTGGTAATTCCTGACCTGCATCAAGCTCATACTTGGCGATATAGACCTGCCAGATCGCTTGCCGTTGTTTTGCATCGGGGAGGTCGAGAAAGAAAACTCCGTCGAAGCGTTCGGCACGTGAGAACTCGGGCGGCAGCTTCGAAATATCGTTTGCAGTCGCAACCACGAACACGTCCGACTCGTGATCGTTGAGCCAGGAGAGAAAGCTTCCGAAGAGCCGCGTCGAAACGCCACTATCGCCCTGCCCGGAGACACCGCTGAACGCCTTCTCGCATTCATCTAAAAAGAGCACCGCCGGGGCCATAGCGTCGATGATCCGAAGAGCTTGGCGAATATTCGCTTCCGATTGCCCAACGAGCGAACCGAGCAGACTGGCGATGTCCAGCACAAGCGTTGGACGGCCGGTTTCATTTCCTAGGGCTTTGCAGAATTGCGATTTGCCACATCCTGGCGGCGATAGTAATAGGATCCCTCTCGGTCTGACTTCCGACTTGCGATTCGCCTGGAGGCGGAGGGAGCGCTGGCAAAAAGCCTTTACCGCTTCCAGTCCACCCAGATCTGCGAAGGTTTCGCCTCCCCTGTGTAGAGACAGCAGCCCGCTCTTCTTGAGCATCTGCGTCTTCACCTCCCAGAGCACATCCGCGCGCAACCTGCCGTGGCGAACAAGGGAGAGGCTGAAGGCTCCTTCGGCTTCGTACCGGGTCAGTCCTGCACTGGCGTCGAGAACGCGCTCGAACTCGATGCCATTCGGCAATTCTTCACGTTCGGTCGCAATGCTGCGAGCAATTTCCGCA is drawn from Anatilimnocola floriformis and contains these coding sequences:
- a CDS encoding zinc ribbon domain-containing protein, with the protein product MSSRTCQFCSRYIPPGNDNCPFCSSQRSEHFTASQALFSTPSVIWWLLNSIVICLLLLNVVVLALPAPSERQSTPRIQSTSAPVSKTFADADGRIQVIATSDWSSDPAVFPESVLFIQNPKHDVGIVVFAEEKAALTTAFHKLDAYGSALRELLLNELQDGTQTAPVSLKVGGHLAVQSRIEAGHDGTRVTFLHTVVETSRTYYQIRAFTTAENFKIRQEELLDITARIQFPPRSSN
- a CDS encoding helix-turn-helix domain-containing protein, which codes for MGGIERGERNVALRNIERIAKALGISIAELTSGL
- a CDS encoding AAA family ATPase, encoding MSLTERLSELVRACFTGLWIESHEHDDAHAEIAELCRREEWRLATWNIEEGLKIRGHEATVDSGATDPLAAVRALGSFPTSDNPAILVLTNFHRFLHSTEVVQALAKQLTQGKQNRTFIVVLSPVVQVPAELDKQFVVVEHTLPVREQLAEIARSIATEREELPNGIEFERVLDASAGLTRYEAEGAFSLSLVRHGRLRADVLWEVKTQMLKKSGLLSLHRGGETFADLGGLEAVKAFCQRSLRLQANRKSEVRPRGILLLSPPGCGKSQFCKALGNETGRPTLVLDIASLLGSLVGQSEANIRQALRIIDAMAPAVLFLDECEKAFSGVSGQGDSGVSTRLFGSFLSWLNDHESDVFVVATANDISKLPPEFSRAERFDGVFFLDLPDAKQRQAIWQVYIAKYELDAGQELPTHEGWTGAEIKACCRLAGKPKIFRDSAVENLRDFFERFRHLNIRSCAQLDELVAQAQRVVRGVEPQQLRDNQNLRQQVAVQLSSVQSVLDGMLVDRPRRNILRRGK